Proteins encoded in a region of the Sander lucioperca isolate FBNREF2018 chromosome 4, SLUC_FBN_1.2, whole genome shotgun sequence genome:
- the LOC116043086 gene encoding voltage-dependent calcium channel gamma-1 subunit, which yields MHRRTKIKIAIFVLLVGMACMFTAVVTDYWAVLSPRVDKVNETCEAAHFGLWRLCKKYIYISSENFDQGHVCGPISLPGEENCTYFRHFTPGLDTEIFEHKTQKEYNISAAAISIFSLAFIILGSLCLMGSCTGKGKGRDYLLKPAGMFFAFAGLCAFISLEVMRQSVKRMIDSEDTIWIEHYYAWSFACACAGFVLLFLTGITLLILSMPQMPRNPWETCMDAEPEQVE from the exons ATGCACAGGCGCACAAAGATAAAGATTGCCATCTTCGTGTTGCTGGTGGGTATGGCTTGCATGTTCACAGCGGTGGTAACGGACTACTGGGCAGTGCTAAGCCCAAGGGTGGACAAAGTCAATGAGACTTGCGAGGCGGCCCACTTCGGCCTGTGGAGGCTGTGCAAGAAGTATATTTACATCAGCTCAGAAAACTTTGATCAGGGGCATGTCTGTGGACCCATCAGCCTGCCTGGAG AGGAAAACTGCACTTACTTCAGACACTTCACTCCAGGACTGGATACTGAGATATttgaacataaaacacaaaaag AGTACAACATCTCAGCTGCAGCCATTTCCATCTTCAGTCTAGCCTTCATCATCCTGGGGTCTCTGTGTTTGATGGGATCTTGTACCGGTAAAGGCAAAGGAAGAGACTACCTCCTCAAACCTGCTGGCATGTTTTTTGCATTTGCAG GTCTCTGTGCCTTCATCTCACTGGAGGTGATGCGTCAATCAGTCAAACGCATGATCGACAGCGAGGATACAATCTGGATTGAACACTACTACGCCTGGTCCTTCGCTTGTGCCTGCGCCGGCTTTgtcctcctctttctcactGGCATCACACTCCTGATCCTGTCCATGCCCCAGATGCCCAGGAATCCATGGGAGACTTGCATGGACGCCGAGCCAGAGCAAGTCGAGTGA